Genomic window (Dyadobacter fanqingshengii):
ATTATTAAAAGGAAAACAGGCAAACCCAGGATCATAATTACCGAAGAAAAGATCAGATCAAAACTTCGCTTTACGAGTTGCTCACTCGGGTTGGAAAGGGGCTTTGTGTCAACATTAATGATCGGATAGACCTCATCAGGCTCGAAATTAAACTTATTGGCTGTAAAACCACGAAAGTCCGGGATCAGGCGCACCTGCGTTCTTTTGCGTTCGGCAAGTTTGATGACGCCCTGAACCTGCTCATGGTTCATTTCCGCCATGCAGCAATATATATAATCGAGCCGCTCGCTTTCCATGAAACTTTCAAGGTTTTCCAAAGGAGGTGTTTTGGTCCCCAGTTGAAATATTCCACAAAACTCGTAGCCAAGCCCGCGGCGCTTTTGGTCGAAATGATGTACGAGCTCGCTTAAATCACCTTTCCCTATTACCGCATATCTCTTCAAATTAAACCTGGATTGCCTCAGATATTGCAGTAATAAAATAAGGGCTACATGCGTAAGCAGGGAAAGGCATGAAAACAGTTCAAAAGCGATAAAAATGTAATTTTCTTTGGTACCCATCGCCGTATTGCTGCTGTATAGAAATGCTTCCATCAACAGCAAATGGGTCACAATAGCAAGCACCAGCTTTCCAAAATGGCTGTAACTGGTATAAGTTGCCTGGCTGTATGCATAAGGCTTTACAAAGTAAATGCAAGCGATCCACAGCAAGTTGCCCGTAAGCAGCAGATTGAGTGTTGAATGGTCCTCAAGAAGGCTTGCATTACCGGGCAATGCAGCGTAACTGAGCGAATAAGACAGATTCAGTAGGAAGATGTCTGTCCAGAGATGCACCCTGGATAGGCTTCCAATGCCATGATGTTTCATAAATGTTGAGGGATTGTATTCTTTGATTTAAGGGTTTACTTACTGACTCATTGTACGTTCGTTTAAAGAGCTGGTGTGTGTTTTGATGCGAAAGATGACTTAGCCCGGATTAATCTGCAGCATTTGCTTGAACTTGTTCACAATCCTTGTGCGAAGTCTGGGTTTAAACAAGTACCGTTTGTTTGCATAAAGCTGCTCATAGGTCTTATTAATGGACAATTGTACGCTGCCCGGAATGGTCTGCCACATCTTTGTTTCGCAAAAATGATCTGCGGTATGCCGTACGCCGTATTTTCCGCGCTCAAATCCAATGTTACTTACCAGGTTTACATTCGGCAGGGCGGCCAGCCCGTAATTTTCAAACAGCGTATATTGCCATTGATAATCCCAGGTCTTTTTTGTGTGCTGTTGATAAACTTCATCAAAGCGATCCTGCCAGAATTTAGCGATATCGACATTGCCGAACAGACGCTCAATTTTTTTCTGGCTTTTCATTTCCGGGAAATGCTCCATCCAGAAATCATATTTGTTCCAGGCCCTTTTCCACGTAGCCCAGCCCCAGACATGTCCGATAAGGCTGAAAAAGTGATCAGTATGTTTGATGTTAAGCCCCTCATCCCAACGCGTTCCCGATATGTGCATTACCCGGTCATTGGTGTAGTATTTTTCAAGCATGAACTTGCAGAAAGTGAAAAACGTGGGATGCGGAAGACAGTCGTCCTGCAAAATGATCAGTTTTTCACAGGTCTCGAATGCCCAGGTAATGGCAGATGATACGCCAATGGCCTGACCCATATTCGATTCCGGATACCATCTTTCAACACTGCAGTTCCAATTTATCTGCGAGTCGTCGACAAGGCACTGGCAGGTCTCGACTAGTTCAGCTTCTTCGGTTATACCTTCTCTGGAAGCGTCGGAAAAAATATACAATTTCGATGGCCTTAGTTTTCTAATTTGTTCAAATACGTGACAGGTTGTTTCGGGCCTGTTAAACATGATCAGCAAGACAGGAATGTCAAACAATTTTGTATTCATTCTAAAATTTTAAGTGTTGTATTGAATTGAAACCTGATTCTTGCGGACACATTATATTTATTATTCTCCTAATAGTGATTTATCAAAACATCCATTACAGTATCATATTCGCCTGGTTCACAAGCGTATATGCCGAATTAATATTTACACTATTCAGGTGATTTTTTGAATGTAGCGTGTTGATGCCAGGGAAAGCTGTTGCTCGTATCTATTAAATATAAAGTACTCACAACAATGCAAGTTGAAACACAATACTGATTTCAATATTTTTTTGGTGCATCTAAGATAGAAGGCGTAAAAAAGACACTGAATATTTTTGGGTCAAACTTTGAGATCTTTGGGGTGATCCTATTCTTATCCGGGGTTTCTTGAAGGGATTTTATTTCAAAAAGTGCGGTAATACTTGTGTGAATATATTTAAACGCGCAATATATATTTCTGGATATTGGCTGATATAACAATTGAAAATATTGCCAAACTAAAAATACTTCTACGCAGAGAAATTAAATACATAGCATCGAACTCTATTTCTTATAATAATAGTTTAAGAAAAATGCATTTTCCATTTTATTTCAATTTTGTCTTAATACTTGCATTAAATTAAGTATTGTATTTGATATTTTAAGAATACAAATGATACGGGAAATTACTTTTAATAACCTGTTTACCACTAAGTCTTAACGCGTGTAGAAATACTTTTCTGTTAATTATTTAAGTGATCTGCTTGATACTTATTGCCCCCATATGAGGCATTGTACACCCTGAAAATATGCCTGGTTACCCCAAAAAAAGATCCATAACAATTACAATGAATTATCATTGCAAAGGATTTAAGGACATACAAATCAAAATTTGAGTTTTTGTCCTGATTTGCGTTCTAACCAAACCCTTTATGAAGATGATAAACAAAGATTTTAATATTCAACAAATCTCCCTAGTAAATTTCTAATCCAGCACTTTCCCTCCCGGTGCTTTCTGAAAAAATCCTGATTGCACTAACTCCTCTTAAACTATCAATTTGGAATTTTAAATTATTATGAAAATTTTAGCTATCGCTTCCGCAGGCGGACATTGGGTACAATTATTAAGATTGAAACCAGCTTTTGAAGGCCATGAATTAATTTACGCATCAACAAAAAAGAGTTTCGCTGACACAGTAAAGGGTTACCAGTTCTATGACATTCCTGATGCAAGCAGATGGAATAAATTCAAGCTTATTTATTCACTGCTGTGTGTATTTAAATTAATATTCTCCCTACGCCCTAACATTATCATCACAACAGGCGCCGCGCCCGGATTAATGGGCATTATTGCGGGCAAAATGATTGGAGCGAAAACCGTTTGGGTGGACAGCATCGCTAATGTTGAAAACTTATCAATGTCCGGTAAAATTGCGGCCTCCATTGCCGACAAGAGTTATACACAATGGCCGGATCTATCAAATTCAAAAGTCACTTTTAGCGGAAACGTATTATCATGATATTTATAACTGTTGGAACACAAGGCCCATTTGACCGATTGATATCAACGATGGACAAATTGGCGTATGAACTTCCGGAAATACCTTTTGTGGCCCAGATTTCGGAAAGTAATTACAAAGTCAAGAATATGAAATCCTTAGAGTTCGTAGGTCCGACTGAATTTGACAAATATTTTTCATCTGCAAAATTAATTGTCAGCCATGCGGGTATGGGTACGGTCATATCTGCGCTTGAATATAATAAGCCTATTATTATTTTCCCACGACTCGCTAAATTGGGAGAACACAGGAATGAGCATCAGATGGCCACGGCAAAAAGATTGGAAAGATTGAATTACTTGCATGTGGCATATGATGAAGCGACTTTAAGAAATAAAGTCCTTAATCTTTTAAGCGGAGAGTTAAATACATTGCATAGGGTAGGCAGATACGCATCTCCGCAATTGATAGATTCGTTGCAGGATTTTATTTCCATTTAATTAGATAGGCTAATCTTAATTGCGATTCTCGTCGTATATATTTTCAAAACTCACTTCGATAATATTAATTCATATTTGAAGCATTTATCGTGTATATTCATTAATCTATAATAAACATTATGAAGGCCAAAAATGAATTGAATATTTGCAGCAGTAGCAGCACTTATAATTTGGAAAATTTAAATGACTATTTTAAATTAAGAAGTGCTGTAAGTCTGATGCTGGTCTTCGCTTGCTTGATGTTATTTCAGGGCTGCAGACCTACGGATGTGGGAGAGGGTGATGTAGCGCTGGATCCGGATATCATTTACCCGCTGGATAGTTTTGTAATAGCCCATCACAGTTTTGATGAAAAGATCGCCAAATGGTACGAAAGCAGCCTTTGCTGCTCCTGGGCCGCTCAGGCCAGTGATTCTGTTAAAAGAGCCGGGGCAAAATCGGTGAGATTTGAATTGAGAAGACATGATTCTCAGTACGAATACCGCTCACAGCTAGGCCGGGCGCCTAACAACAACCGCGAAGGTTGGTTTGGATTTTCACTTTATTTTCCGGCTGCTTACATGAAGGACTCCCTGGAAGAAAGTATTGTGGAGTGGCAGGCATTGCCTGATTTTTCTGCCGGTGAACAATGGCGGAGTGCCCCTTTGTTTCTGGGCGTTTTAAAAGACCGGTTTGTTCTGGAAATCAGGGTTGACAGTAACAAGGTGACCCAGCAGTACAATGATAATTTTACAAGGATAGATCTGGGCCCGGTTGAAAAAGATCGCTGGCTGGATTGGGTTTTTCATATCAAATGGGCATATGACAAATCAGGAATTGTTGAGGTGTGGAAACAAAACAAAATGGTTTTCAGTAGAATAGGTCAGCCCAACCGATATAATGACGAGACGTGTCCTTACTTTAAAGTAGGGATTAATAAGTGGGATTGGAAGAGAAACGTAAATGGAACGGTTAATAGCCGGGTCATGTTTGTCGATGAGGTCACAGTAGGCAATGAGCGGGCGCGTTACAAGGATGTATATCCCGGGCGCTGATAGTTTGGTAGTAAAATTTTATGTAAAAGGGCTGGTCTAAAAACCAGCCCTTTTTGTTGTGCTCCATATTTCCAATGCGCTTACCGACATTGTTGAACGGTAACTTTTGCCGAGGTTAATGCAAGCAAATGCCCCGGACCATGGATGGTGAAATCCATAATCCGGGGCGATTCATTTCGAGATAAATCCGCTAAATAATGCAGATCATCAGCCGATTACGCTTTGAAGATCAGCTGGCTGAGAGCTGAAATCACTCTTGAAGAATGAGGAATGCCACAGCTCCAGTGAGAGCAGGATGAACAGCTGCTTTTTGTAATCTCTCTTCATTGTGCGGTGCTGCTGGATCATATCCTTAATGAAAGGCACATTGAAATATTTTCGGCTTAGCGAGTCTGAGCTATCGATCAGGTCTGTAAGTGAGTCAGACAGTTCGCTTTTAAACCAGTCACCAACAGGTGTTTCAAAACCGCGTTTTTTGCGGTGGATAATGGACTTTGGCAACCAGGCTTCCGATGCTTTCTTGTGAATGTATTTGCCCATTTGCCCTTTCAGTTTCAAATGAATAGGCAGCGTTTCCAGATAATTAACCAGGTCAATATCCAGGTAAGGAACCCTGTTTTCAATGGAATTTGCCATTGTCAGCTTGTCATTGAAAAGCAGCAAGTTATCAGGAAGCATGGTCCTGGTGTCAAGGAAAAGCAGTTTAGAGAGCGAGTCAGCGTTTTTGTCAGTGCGGTCAAAGGCTTTCTGAAACAAGAACTTTTGATCCATACCAATCTGATCCTGCAAGCCGCCTTGATATAGCTTTCCTTTCAAATCCGGTGTAAACAAGGTGTAAATGGCAATAAAGCGGTCGAGCTCGTCCTTGAACTTGGCCGAGTAAATGCCTCTGTCAATCGTGCTGTTATTGGGGAACAATGTTGAGGCGAGTGACAATGGAAGCATTGAAAGGATTTTTCGGTAATCCGAAATGAATTTCTCTCCCTTGTATCGCTTGTAACCGGCCATTGGCTCATCCGCTCCCTGACCGCTCAAAACAACCTTCACATGCTGGGATGCCAGATTGGAAAGATAATACAACGCCGGAATGGTCGGTTCTGCAATCGGTTCCTCGGTGTGGAAGAATGACTTATAAAAGTAGTTCATATAAGTATCCTTCTCCATATATATCTCATGGTGCTCCGAGTTGATCAGTTGCGAAGTTATGCGCGCGTCGTCGAGCTCATTGTAATTTCCTTTTCCTTCAAAACCAACCGTAAAAGTTTTTATCTGATACGACGCTTTTTCAGACATCAGCTTTCCTAAAACCGCCGAATCCAAACCGCCACTCAATAATAAACCCACCGGGACATCACTAAGTAACTGACGTTTAACCGATTGGTCAAGAAGTCTTCTATATTCTACGAGTGCTTCTTCCTCTGTAATGTCGTTGTTGATCTTCTGAACTTTGGGCCAGTAGTCGGTATATTTCACTGTGCCGTCCAGGTTGAATTCAAGGTAGGAGGCAGCTTCCAGCTTTTTAATGTCTTTGTAAAGCGTTTGAGGAGCCGGGTTATACCTGAATGTCAAAAAGGAGTTCAGCGCAGTTTCGTCAATGTCCTTTTTATATTCGGGATTGTTGAGGATTACCTTGATTTCTGAGCTGAAAAGCAGCTTGTTACCATTCAAATAATAGTAAAGCGGCTTGGTTCCAAACCAGTCACGCACCAGGTATAACTTACCTTTTGCGCGGTCGAAAAAAGAAAATGCGAAAATACCATTAAAGTCCTTAACCCCTTCAATACCAAATTGTTTCAGGTAGTAAAGGATCGTTTCTGTGTCAGACTGTCCCTTGAAATTGACGTCCGACAAGCGCTGCCTTAACTCCTTGTGATTATAAATTTCGCCATTGAATGTGATACAGTAATTTCCGCAGTCCGTAAACATCGGCTGAGCGCCTGCTTCGGATAGATCCTGGATGGATAGACGCGTGTGACCAAAAAACAGGTGGTTGTTACCCATTTCTATCTCAATAAGCGCCTGAGAATCAGGCCCTCTATGATGGATCAGATCAATACTTTCTTTTGTTAATTTGCAATTTACACTGCCGGCAATTCCACACATTTTATTGCGATTTAGTCGTGAGAGTTAATTTTATAATATCTATTTGGATAACATTCGTTCGTAAAGGGATTCCAGTTTCGGAATAACGGAATTGGAATAGTAAGGGGTAACCATGGCTCTGGACTGCTGCCCCATTTGCGCGATCAATTCCGGATTTTTAATGAATGCATTTATACTATTTAGCAATGCGGCTGAATCGCCCGGTTTGATCAGGTAACCATTCTTATCCGTCGATAAAATTTCGCTGATTCCGCCTACTGACGTTGAAATAATGGGCATACTAAAACTCATTGCTTCCAATATGGAAATCGGAAGTCCTTCATTATAAGAGGGTAAAATATACACATCACTTTCTTGCAGCAACTGTCTTTTCTGATCGCCAGAAATCCATCCTTTGAAATGGACGATATCTGCTAACCCGCCTTCACTGATCAGTTGTTCGAGTTTTTTTGTCTCGCCGTTTCCACCGATGGTCAGCTCTATTTTTCCGGTAAAATGTTCTTTGTTATTTTTTATGATTTCTATCAAATCATATATCCCTTTTCTTTCTCCAATAAATCCAAGGAAAAGTAGTTTCAACTTTCCTGATGTTTTCTTTTTACTAGCAAGCTCAGCAGGATCAATAATGTTTTCCAGCACGACAATTTCTCTAATTTTAAAATTGCTTTCAAAGAATTGCTGCCATTGCCGCGATAAGCAGATTACCAGATCCATGTGATTAAAAAACGTTGTGATCAATTTTCTGGTAAATCCACTGGCATTGTCATAGAATATGTGAAAATCGGATCCGTGACTGTGATAAATAACTTTTTTTGAAAATAATTTTGCAATCACAAATACGACATATTTCCTGTAAAAGCTTCCGTAATGAGCGCCGTGAATATGCACTACTTTAATTTCCCGGTCGGCTATTAATTTTCCGGTTAATTTGAGAATGCTTAATAGAAAATAAAATACATTACTAAGCTTGCCGATTTGCAGATTATATGTAGGAATAAATTTGAAATCAGCAAAATGCTTGGAATAGGTAAAAAGAACGCTGGATATCCCGCCTAACGGAGGTTGATATCCCTCACCGACAGTTAATATATGTTTTGAAACGCTGT
Coding sequences:
- a CDS encoding exopolysaccharide biosynthesis polyprenyl glycosylphosphotransferase, whose product is MKHHGIGSLSRVHLWTDIFLLNLSYSLSYAALPGNASLLEDHSTLNLLLTGNLLWIACIYFVKPYAYSQATYTSYSHFGKLVLAIVTHLLLMEAFLYSSNTAMGTKENYIFIAFELFSCLSLLTHVALILLLQYLRQSRFNLKRYAVIGKGDLSELVHHFDQKRRGLGYEFCGIFQLGTKTPPLENLESFMESERLDYIYCCMAEMNHEQVQGVIKLAERKRTQVRLIPDFRGFTANKFNFEPDEVYPIINVDTKPLSNPSEQLVKRSFDLIFSSVIMILGLPVFLLIMLAVKLTSKGTIFFVQERTGRWGETFKIIKFRTMRMDANKYGLQHSLGAKDPRITPIGNILRRTRLDELPQFLNVLKGEMSVVGPRPLHKYDVDMLMQEASHDFQKALTIRPGITSIGQIKVGYATNSSENLHRLKYDILYLNTYSLTTDLYLIWLTIHVILLGKGR
- a CDS encoding glycosyltransferase family A protein; amino-acid sequence: MNTKLFDIPVLLIMFNRPETTCHVFEQIRKLRPSKLYIFSDASREGITEEAELVETCQCLVDDSQINWNCSVERWYPESNMGQAIGVSSAITWAFETCEKLIILQDDCLPHPTFFTFCKFMLEKYYTNDRVMHISGTRWDEGLNIKHTDHFFSLIGHVWGWATWKRAWNKYDFWMEHFPEMKSQKKIERLFGNVDIAKFWQDRFDEVYQQHTKKTWDYQWQYTLFENYGLAALPNVNLVSNIGFERGKYGVRHTADHFCETKMWQTIPGSVQLSINKTYEQLYANKRYLFKPRLRTRIVNKFKQMLQINPG
- a CDS encoding oligosaccharide biosynthesis protein Alg14; protein product: MKILAIASAGGHWVQLLRLKPAFEGHELIYASTKKSFADTVKGYQFYDIPDASRWNKFKLIYSLLCVFKLIFSLRPNIIITTGAAPGLMGIIAGKMIGAKTVWVDSIANVENLSMSGKIAASIADKSYTQWPDLSNSKVTFSGNVLS
- a CDS encoding glycosyltransferase; the protein is MIFITVGTQGPFDRLISTMDKLAYELPEIPFVAQISESNYKVKNMKSLEFVGPTEFDKYFSSAKLIVSHAGMGTVISALEYNKPIIIFPRLAKLGEHRNEHQMATAKRLERLNYLHVAYDEATLRNKVLNLLSGELNTLHRVGRYASPQLIDSLQDFISI
- a CDS encoding polysaccharide lyase encodes the protein MKAKNELNICSSSSTYNLENLNDYFKLRSAVSLMLVFACLMLFQGCRPTDVGEGDVALDPDIIYPLDSFVIAHHSFDEKIAKWYESSLCCSWAAQASDSVKRAGAKSVRFELRRHDSQYEYRSQLGRAPNNNREGWFGFSLYFPAAYMKDSLEESIVEWQALPDFSAGEQWRSAPLFLGVLKDRFVLEIRVDSNKVTQQYNDNFTRIDLGPVEKDRWLDWVFHIKWAYDKSGIVEVWKQNKMVFSRIGQPNRYNDETCPYFKVGINKWDWKRNVNGTVNSRVMFVDEVTVGNERARYKDVYPGR
- the asnB gene encoding asparagine synthase (glutamine-hydrolyzing); the encoded protein is MCGIAGSVNCKLTKESIDLIHHRGPDSQALIEIEMGNNHLFFGHTRLSIQDLSEAGAQPMFTDCGNYCITFNGEIYNHKELRQRLSDVNFKGQSDTETILYYLKQFGIEGVKDFNGIFAFSFFDRAKGKLYLVRDWFGTKPLYYYLNGNKLLFSSEIKVILNNPEYKKDIDETALNSFLTFRYNPAPQTLYKDIKKLEAASYLEFNLDGTVKYTDYWPKVQKINNDITEEEALVEYRRLLDQSVKRQLLSDVPVGLLLSGGLDSAVLGKLMSEKASYQIKTFTVGFEGKGNYNELDDARITSQLINSEHHEIYMEKDTYMNYFYKSFFHTEEPIAEPTIPALYYLSNLASQHVKVVLSGQGADEPMAGYKRYKGEKFISDYRKILSMLPLSLASTLFPNNSTIDRGIYSAKFKDELDRFIAIYTLFTPDLKGKLYQGGLQDQIGMDQKFLFQKAFDRTDKNADSLSKLLFLDTRTMLPDNLLLFNDKLTMANSIENRVPYLDIDLVNYLETLPIHLKLKGQMGKYIHKKASEAWLPKSIIHRKKRGFETPVGDWFKSELSDSLTDLIDSSDSLSRKYFNVPFIKDMIQQHRTMKRDYKKQLFILLSLELWHSSFFKSDFSSQPADLQSVIG
- a CDS encoding glycosyltransferase family 4 protein, which codes for MISNSVSKHILTVGEGYQPPLGGISSVLFTYSKHFADFKFIPTYNLQIGKLSNVFYFLLSILKLTGKLIADREIKVVHIHGAHYGSFYRKYVVFVIAKLFSKKVIYHSHGSDFHIFYDNASGFTRKLITTFFNHMDLVICLSRQWQQFFESNFKIREIVVLENIIDPAELASKKKTSGKLKLLFLGFIGERKGIYDLIEIIKNNKEHFTGKIELTIGGNGETKKLEQLISEGGLADIVHFKGWISGDQKRQLLQESDVYILPSYNEGLPISILEAMSFSMPIISTSVGGISEILSTDKNGYLIKPGDSAALLNSINAFIKNPELIAQMGQQSRAMVTPYYSNSVIPKLESLYERMLSK